CTGAGAAACAAAGACCTGCCAGCCGAGGAGGTGCTCAAGGGGGTGGGGCGGGAGATGTCGCTACAACACCGCCTACTATCAGAGCTCTACGACGTGTCGCACCCCAGACTAGACCGCCTAGTTGAAGAGGCGGTGGAGGCCGGTGCCTACGGGGCGAAGCTCTCCGGCGCCGGGCTCGGCGGGGTGGTCATAGCACTTGCAAGGGACAGACAGACGGCGGAGGCAATAGCCCGGAAAACCAGCGCCGAGAGGTGGTGGGTCGTGGAGATAGATGAAGGGCTGAGATATGGAGATTAGAAAACACCCCCTCACCGGCGAATACATACTGGTATCCCCACACCGACTCGGCCGCCCCTGGCAACCAGAGGGTACATGCCCCTTCTGCCCCGGCGCCCCCGAGACAGGTTTCGGCTGGGACGTGTTGCTACTACCAAACAAATACCCGGTGGTCACGAGAGAGCCTCCCACCCCCGGCGGCGAGGAGCTCTACGAGGCGTTGCCAGCCCGCGGCCTATCCCTAGTAGTGGTGGAGACGCCGCGGCACGACGTCGACGACATCAGCGACCTCCCCACAGAGCAGATAGAAAAAGTGCTGAAGCTACTCATCGAAACTCAGAAAAAGGCGGAGGAGGACCCCGCCGCCCGGTACTTCCTCTACTTCCGAAACAAGGGCAGGGAGATAGGCGTCTCGCTAACCCACCCACATTCCCAGATCTACATCCTCCCAGTCGTGCCGCCGCGCGTCGAGGCGGAGCTAAGGGCCTCGGAGGAGTGGTACAGGCGGAGGGGCACGTGTCTACACTGCCTAATCACAGCGCGGGAGGAGAAACGCGTCGTCTACCAAAACGCCAGCTGGAAAAGCTTTGTCCCCTACTACGCCAGGTGGCCCCACGAGGTGCACATCTACCCCAAGAGACACGTCACCCACCTCACCCACCTCAGACGAGACGAAATTAGAGATCTCGCAGACGCCTTGAGAAAAACCCTATGCACACTCAAGACCGCCCTAAGCAAGCCAATGCCCTACATATTAGTACTGCACCAAGCCCCCCTAAGACAGGAGACACCCCACTACCACCTACACTTCGAGATATACGGCATGTACAGACCAGACGGACGCCTCAAATACGCCGCTGGCGCAGAGCTCGGCGCCTCCCTCTACACACTAGACACAACTCCAGAAGAGGTGGCGGAGAGACTGAAAACCGCCCTCAGCCAATGCCCCTAGCTAAATTTACAACATCCGGCGAATTAAATCATTTATCAACGGTCCCCGGTAACCCAAGTCGCCGCCCACTGAGAAGTGTAGCTTCAGGCTGTTTAGGCCGCCGCGGGGCGGGTGTAGCCTAAAGAACGGCTTCAAGTAGGGTATGCACGGCGGCCGCGTGCCCTCCTTAACCCTAACCTTTTTACTACAAGTGAGGCGGTCAATCTCGCCAGCTACGTACGCCAGCGCCACTTCCTCAAACGACTGCCAGCCCCACTTCTGCAGATACTCAAGAGTGAGAGGCCGCTCACCCACCAACCTACCTCTCTTCCTCAACACCTCCGCCAGAGTGTCCGCGTCTATCTCCCCCCAGGTAACCCAGTCGTTCACCTTCCGTATCATGCCCATTATGTCGGGCGTGCCCGGCACTACCACCATGGTGAACTTCCTCCTCAGTCTCAACAGATCCAGCGTAGAGGCGATGTCAAGCGGCGTCGTGGGAATACCCCTGAGCCTAATAACTGCGTAGCGTGGATACACCACTTTCTGTTGCGCCATCATGTTCTGAAGTAGTAGGTGTTTCTCAGAGCGTTGTACACAGCCATGGCAAAGTTGAGAGTAGTCCGCGTGTCGCCACGCGTCTTAGTCCACACATCCCTCACGCCAGCTAGCCTAAGAACTGCCTTGGCCACATCGCCAGCCACCAGCCCGACGCCCTTCGGCGCAGGTATAAGCGTAACCTCCACACTCCCCGCCTTCCCCCTCACCACAAAAGGCACGCTGTGCGGCTCGTCACATGAACACTTCCACGACCCGCAACCCCGCCTAACCGGCACCAGGTTGAGCTTAGCCTCTCTTGTCGCTTTTTCAATAGCCTGCCTCACCTGCCTCGCCTTGCCGATGCCAACCCCCACGTAGCCATCCTCGTTGCCAACCGCCACAACCGCTTGGAACTGGTTCCTCTCGCCCGCGTGTGTCTGCCGCTGGACAAGGTTTATATTTAGCAACTCCTGCTTCAGCCCAGGCAGGAGAATATCCACGATCTCAGGCTCTTTGATAATGTAGTTATTGGCAAATATTTCGTCAATAGTCCTAATCTTCCCCGCCTTCACAAGTCTCCCAAGCTCAGTCCTGGGCTCCCAAATACTCAAATCGACAACGCTCACGAACCGAGGCAAACAGGACCTATTTAAATAATTTACCAACCGTCCCCCAGCTCCACCTAACGCATTCCCGCGGCACTAGGCCAGCACGCAACCACTCCACAGTCTTGCGGTCGGAAGGGTAGCCACTGCCGAAGTCCCCCACCTCCCTCTTCACAACCTCCAGCAGGCGATCCCGCACCACCTTAGCAACAATGCTGGCAGCCGCCACCTGCGGCACTTTCTCCCCCTTGTGCAGAGCCACCACCCGCCTGCCGGTGAGGAACGAGAGCCCGCTCCCGTACCTATCTGCGTCCACATCCGGCGAATCCACGTAGTAGACGTCGGCGGGGCACAGCTCTATTAACCTCGCCGTGTAGTCCAGCTCAAGCGCGTTCAGCAACCCCCTAGAGGCGTATCTATCAACCTCGTAGGGCTCCACCACGACATAATTCACACACTCGGAAACCCTCAGCACCTCCCGGTACAGCACCTCCCTAGCCCCCGGCGTCAGCTTCTTAGAATCCCTCACCCCCAGACGGCGGAGCGCCTCCCCATCCCCCGCCACCACGGCGATGACCAGAGGACCCACCACCGGCCCCCTACCCGCCTCGTCAACCCCAGCAATCATAACAAAAATAAACCCCAGCTAGCATCTACGACGTGGAGATCCCCCAGGAGCTCGCCAGCCACCTCGCGGCTGAGGTAGACCAGTGGGACGTCCCCCACATAGTCTGTAGGCGCTGCGGCAAAAAATTCTTCTCTCTGCGAGACGCCGCCCTCCACATCTACCACATCCACGGCGTCAAAATAGCCCAGAAGTACACTGGCGAGCAGTCATCTTGACTCCAGACGCCGGAGACGCGCCGATATTTTCTCCTCAAGGCGCCTCAGCAGTATAAGCACCTCTCTAAGCACCTCGGCGTCGTCCCCCTCAACCTCGTCAATAACCTCATCTATGTACACAAGCTCATCTCTAATAGCCACCAGCAGGTTTCCCCCCTCCCCGCCGCCCTCAAGAGCCTTCACCAGCTCCCTAAACTCGTCGTCCTCCATCAGCTTCTCTAAATATTCCAGCCCCTGCTCTGTGATGGCGTAGATCTTCTTCCTCCGCCTACCAACGTAGGTCTCCCGCGCCTCGATAAGCCCCTCAGCTTCCAGGTACGATAGGAGAGGGTAGAGAGTCCCGGGGGAAGGCGCGTACCTCCCCGAGCTCAGCCTGCTCAACTCCTTTAGCATCTCGTAGCCGCTGAGGGGTCTCGACCTTAAGAGATACAGCACGACGCCTTTGAAGATCCCCCTACGCCTCTTAAACATCTCTCCTCGCCGGGGAGAGGTCGGGGGCCGGCGGCGGCTGGAGCTTATGTAAATTTCTCCGCACCCGGGTGACCACCATGTCGGCCACCTCGCCGAAGCGCCTCCTAACCTCCTCCAGCGGCGTCTTTAAGTCGAAAACTGCGTAGAGAACCTCGTCAATAACTTCGTAAGGTGCCCCCAGCTCCCCCTCCGCCGTGTGTCCGTGCCACAGGCGGGGGCTACTGGCCTTCTGGGCAATCCAGCCGAAGCCAAGCCGGCG
The sequence above is drawn from the Pyrobaculum ferrireducens genome and encodes:
- the galT gene encoding galactose-1-phosphate uridylyltransferase, whose translation is MEIRKHPLTGEYILVSPHRLGRPWQPEGTCPFCPGAPETGFGWDVLLLPNKYPVVTREPPTPGGEELYEALPARGLSLVVVETPRHDVDDISDLPTEQIEKVLKLLIETQKKAEEDPAARYFLYFRNKGREIGVSLTHPHSQIYILPVVPPRVEAELRASEEWYRRRGTCLHCLITAREEKRVVYQNASWKSFVPYYARWPHEVHIYPKRHVTHLTHLRRDEIRDLADALRKTLCTLKTALSKPMPYILVLHQAPLRQETPHYHLHFEIYGMYRPDGRLKYAAGAELGASLYTLDTTPEEVAERLKTALSQCP
- a CDS encoding 50S ribosomal protein L30; translation: MMAQQKVVYPRYAVIRLRGIPTTPLDIASTLDLLRLRRKFTMVVVPGTPDIMGMIRKVNDWVTWGEIDADTLAEVLRKRGRLVGERPLTLEYLQKWGWQSFEEVALAYVAGEIDRLTCSKKVRVKEGTRPPCIPYLKPFFRLHPPRGGLNSLKLHFSVGGDLGYRGPLINDLIRRML
- a CDS encoding 30S ribosomal protein S5; translation: MSVVDLSIWEPRTELGRLVKAGKIRTIDEIFANNYIIKEPEIVDILLPGLKQELLNINLVQRQTHAGERNQFQAVVAVGNEDGYVGVGIGKARQVRQAIEKATREAKLNLVPVRRGCGSWKCSCDEPHSVPFVVRGKAGSVEVTLIPAPKGVGLVAGDVAKAVLRLAGVRDVWTKTRGDTRTTLNFAMAVYNALRNTYYFRT
- the rnhB gene encoding ribonuclease HII; this translates as MIAGVDEAGRGPVVGPLVIAVVAGDGEALRRLGVRDSKKLTPGAREVLYREVLRVSECVNYVVVEPYEVDRYASRGLLNALELDYTARLIELCPADVYYVDSPDVDADRYGSGLSFLTGRRVVALHKGEKVPQVAAASIVAKVVRDRLLEVVKREVGDFGSGYPSDRKTVEWLRAGLVPRECVRWSWGTVGKLFK
- a CDS encoding PadR family transcriptional regulator → MFKRRRGIFKGVVLYLLRSRPLSGYEMLKELSRLSSGRYAPSPGTLYPLLSYLEAEGLIEARETYVGRRRKKIYAITEQGLEYLEKLMEDDEFRELVKALEGGGEGGNLLVAIRDELVYIDEVIDEVEGDDAEVLREVLILLRRLEEKISARLRRLESR